The following proteins come from a genomic window of Flavobacterium crocinum:
- a CDS encoding FecR family protein produces the protein MNKTQISELLKKYQEGTLSNEDRDKLDAWYLHKASNSNLQLNEYELEDSYQLLKSKLLLQEETKVVRLWPRIAVAASIAVVLGTGIFYFTQPKEQKVQVAVKPQEIAPGGTRGILTLSNGKQIVLSEITAKDTIAQEGKEDEVTIKMNANGEITYIINPNAAGGKDDNSFNTLSTPTGGQYNIVLADGTKVFLNAVSSIKYPTQFNGDKRVVELEGEAYFEVAKNKNKPFIVKSDNQSIEVLGTHFNVHSYSNESVVKTTLLEGSVAVTHKNQKSILKPGQQSDVSESFSKIKVREVDTEEAVAWKNGRFKFDNADLKTVMKQLERWYGIKVEYHGDVSDVRFSGGTFRNKNLSEVLKVLEFSNIKFKVEGKTVIVYP, from the coding sequence ATGAACAAAACCCAAATCTCAGAATTGCTTAAAAAATATCAGGAAGGTACTTTATCTAATGAAGATAGAGATAAACTGGACGCCTGGTATCTGCATAAAGCTTCTAACAGCAACTTACAGCTTAATGAATATGAGCTGGAAGATAGTTATCAGCTTTTAAAATCGAAATTACTGCTGCAGGAAGAAACTAAAGTAGTCCGTCTTTGGCCTCGCATAGCTGTTGCTGCTTCAATTGCTGTAGTATTAGGTACAGGAATTTTTTATTTTACCCAACCCAAAGAACAAAAAGTTCAGGTTGCTGTAAAACCACAGGAAATTGCTCCCGGAGGTACAAGAGGAATATTGACACTTTCGAATGGAAAACAAATTGTGCTTTCTGAAATTACGGCAAAAGATACTATTGCTCAGGAAGGAAAAGAAGACGAAGTTACCATTAAGATGAATGCTAATGGAGAAATTACTTATATCATAAATCCGAATGCAGCAGGAGGTAAAGATGATAATTCATTCAACACACTTTCGACTCCAACAGGAGGGCAGTACAATATTGTTTTGGCAGACGGAACCAAAGTTTTCCTAAATGCGGTTTCATCAATTAAATACCCAACACAGTTTAACGGAGACAAGAGAGTGGTTGAGCTGGAAGGAGAAGCTTATTTTGAAGTAGCCAAAAACAAAAACAAACCTTTTATTGTAAAATCGGATAACCAATCTATTGAAGTATTGGGAACGCATTTTAATGTTCATTCTTATAGTAATGAATCGGTTGTTAAAACTACTTTATTAGAAGGAAGTGTAGCGGTTACGCATAAAAATCAAAAATCAATATTGAAACCAGGACAGCAGTCTGACGTATCGGAGAGTTTTTCTAAAATTAAAGTGAGAGAAGTAGATACGGAAGAAGCGGTTGCCTGGAAAAATGGTCGTTTCAAATTTGACAATGCTGATTTGAAAACTGTAATGAAACAGCTGGAACGTTGGTACGGAATTAAAGTTGAATATCACGGCGATGTCTCTGATGTTCGTTTTAGTGGCGGTACGTTTAGAAATAAAAATTTATCCGAAGTATTAAAAGTACTTGAGTTTAGTAATATCAAATTTAAGGTTGAAGGAAAAACAGTTATTGTATATCCCTAA
- a CDS encoding adenylate/guanylate cyclase domain-containing protein: MAIFIKKINPMMELPKPPFYKKHSLILKAVIAGGIIGLLYTAIIDSGSENIGLKLVLGLIIGISFGLVVVTFEKYFTYLDQYSFIKAILLKAVIYSISILIFLLFFVVLFTCILEHIALEEAFKRYISERLVGDFIFSFVASVFLILFLEISSLLSAGFFYNYFTGKYHQPIQEERIFMFVDVKSSTTLAEQLGDILYSRLLQDLFSDFTDAILASRAEIYQYAGDEIILTWKLSSGIKENRCLYCFYMLKESIKKREDYYLKTYKTVPKFKAGMHIGTAVTTWVGKVKKEIVYHGDLLNTTSRIQCKCNELNHDFIISEPMKNAVLEDESIRYVQQGEIALRGKAKPLQLFTVDFKI; the protein is encoded by the coding sequence TTGGCTATTTTTATAAAGAAAATTAATCCAATGATGGAATTGCCAAAACCGCCTTTTTACAAGAAGCACAGTTTGATTTTAAAAGCCGTTATTGCTGGCGGAATCATAGGTCTTTTATATACCGCAATTATAGATTCAGGTTCAGAGAATATAGGTTTGAAATTGGTTTTAGGATTGATTATCGGAATTTCTTTTGGATTAGTTGTGGTTACTTTCGAAAAGTATTTTACTTATTTAGATCAATATTCTTTTATTAAGGCGATATTGCTTAAAGCTGTAATTTACAGTATTAGCATTTTGATTTTCTTATTGTTTTTTGTGGTTTTATTTACCTGTATTTTAGAGCATATTGCTTTAGAAGAAGCTTTTAAGCGATATATTTCTGAACGTCTAGTTGGTGATTTCATTTTTTCGTTTGTTGCTTCGGTGTTTTTGATTCTTTTCTTAGAAATAAGCAGTTTGTTGAGTGCAGGATTTTTTTATAATTATTTCACCGGAAAATACCATCAACCGATTCAGGAAGAGCGTATTTTTATGTTTGTTGATGTCAAATCTTCTACCACGCTGGCAGAACAATTAGGAGATATTTTGTACAGCAGATTATTGCAGGATTTGTTTAGTGATTTTACTGATGCAATTTTGGCTTCACGAGCCGAAATCTATCAATACGCCGGAGATGAAATTATTTTAACATGGAAATTATCTTCCGGAATCAAAGAAAACCGTTGTCTTTACTGTTTTTATATGCTAAAAGAAAGTATAAAAAAGCGAGAAGATTATTATCTAAAAACTTATAAAACGGTTCCTAAATTTAAAGCTGGAATGCACATTGGAACTGCAGTAACAACTTGGGTCGGAAAAGTAAAAAAGGAAATTGTATATCACGGAGATCTTTTAAATACCACTTCCAGAATTCAGTGTAAATGCAACGAACTGAATCACGATTTTATAATTTCTGAGCCAATGAAAAATGCCGTTTTAGAAGACGAATCTATTCGATATGTTCAGCAGGGAGAAATTGCATTAAGAGGAAAAGCAAAACCTTTACAGCTTTTTACAGTCGATTTTAAAATTTAA
- a CDS encoding NAD(P)H-dependent oxidoreductase — MKTNILLILGHPSQNSFCNALLNAYKKGVERTGAICKTIYISELDFDVNLADGYKTGEKLQLEDDLVEAQKLILWADHVVLAFPNWWGFMPAITKGFIDRILLPDFAFKHHSGKIFPEKLLKGKSLRLLVTMDTPKWWFYLIYRASQYQILKNIVFGYVGFNPIQFSTFGFMRKSTDEQRSKWLKKVEQLGTQLK, encoded by the coding sequence ATGAAAACGAATATCTTACTTATACTTGGACATCCTTCTCAAAATTCTTTTTGTAATGCATTGCTTAATGCTTATAAAAAAGGTGTAGAACGTACAGGAGCAATCTGTAAAACAATTTATATATCAGAATTAGATTTTGATGTCAATCTTGCCGACGGATATAAAACCGGCGAAAAACTACAACTAGAAGACGATCTCGTTGAAGCTCAAAAACTCATTTTGTGGGCAGATCACGTTGTTCTGGCTTTCCCAAACTGGTGGGGATTTATGCCTGCTATTACAAAAGGATTCATAGACAGAATCCTGCTTCCTGATTTTGCATTCAAACATCATTCAGGAAAAATATTCCCCGAAAAACTTCTAAAAGGAAAAAGCTTAAGGCTTTTAGTTACGATGGACACACCGAAATGGTGGTTCTATCTGATCTATCGTGCTTCTCAATATCAGATACTTAAAAATATAGTTTTTGGTTACGTTGGTTTCAATCCAATCCAATTTTCCACTTTCGGATTTATGAGAAAATCAACTGACGAACAACGCAGTAAATGGCTTAAAAAAGTCGAACAATTAGGAACACAACTTAAATAA
- a CDS encoding Crp/Fnr family transcriptional regulator, translated as MEPAIEAFLNSVKKICPKMTDDELALYATKLTIEEFQKKDYFLQFGQVQKSIGFIANGLVRSYFIDKDGDEITVGFYAEGDYATHYSAFIEQQPSKYYIQCLEPTVMVCLSHENMQWVYDNIPNMERYGRLIAGEILKRQQERIESFIFQTAEERYLDFIKHHSGMFNRISISHLCSFLGIERQTLTRIRQKIAHQ; from the coding sequence ATGGAACCAGCAATAGAAGCATTTCTAAATTCCGTCAAGAAAATATGTCCTAAAATGACTGATGACGAGTTGGCTCTATATGCTACAAAACTTACTATTGAAGAGTTTCAGAAAAAAGATTATTTTCTTCAGTTTGGCCAGGTACAAAAGAGCATTGGTTTTATTGCAAACGGATTGGTGCGGTCTTATTTTATAGATAAAGACGGAGATGAAATTACAGTAGGTTTTTATGCCGAAGGCGATTACGCTACACATTATTCTGCCTTTATAGAACAACAGCCCAGTAAATATTACATTCAATGTTTAGAACCAACAGTTATGGTATGTCTCTCTCACGAAAACATGCAGTGGGTTTATGATAACATTCCTAACATGGAAAGATACGGAAGATTGATTGCGGGCGAAATTCTAAAACGCCAGCAGGAACGCATTGAAAGTTTTATATTTCAAACCGCTGAAGAACGTTATCTTGACTTTATAAAGCATCATTCCGGGATGTTCAACAGGATTTCTATATCACATCTTTGCAGTTTTTTGGGTATTGAAAGACAAACACTTACCCGAATCCGACAAAAAATAGCGCATCAATAA
- a CDS encoding chromate resistance protein ChrB domain-containing protein, with protein MKWITRERPKIDRIACPWLIKKFIDSDAEFIYVPYDQVLEKAKELNAVPFDIPDVEYTHYEEQCTFDYFVKKT; from the coding sequence ATGAAATGGATAACTAGAGAAAGACCTAAAATAGATCGAATCGCCTGCCCTTGGCTGATCAAGAAATTTATAGATTCTGATGCAGAATTTATATATGTACCTTATGATCAGGTTTTAGAAAAAGCAAAAGAATTAAATGCTGTTCCGTTTGATATTCCGGATGTAGAATACACGCATTATGAAGAACAATGCACTTTTGATTATTTCGTAAAAAAAACATGA
- a CDS encoding FAD-dependent oxidoreductase: MWTICKECQGRGKKSRRINKKIRLNYEKALDQFEKSDKTETFPVRPKAPLYTCTNCNGSGLTASETYPKPDVENFPHVAIIGAGIGGVALAVACLHRRIPFTLFERDFDFNARSQGYGLTLQQASKAMEGFGITTLEDGVVSTKHIVHNTEGKIIAEWGFRKWLENDLNTLPKRTNIHISRQSLRQALLKQLESNDTVQWGHQLLDFKASDKGIDLCFQIDGEIKNAKADILVGADGIRSSVRRLLIGEENTPLRYLGCIVILGICPLKALENTDSPLLDSATVFQTANGNERIYMMPYTSNSIMWQLSFPMSEEEAKELSAKGTKALKEEACRRTQWHDPIPQILAATQDAQISGYPVYDRELINKELLENAGPVTLIGDAAHPMSPFKGQGANQALLDALSLAREIAKGCKSPIHWKEKGVRESALTQFESEMIERSASKVKDSAAAAEFLHSDIALYEGNEPRGKCLKRNE; the protein is encoded by the coding sequence ATGTGGACTATTTGTAAGGAATGCCAGGGACGTGGTAAAAAAAGCCGAAGAATCAACAAAAAAATACGGCTTAATTACGAAAAAGCCCTCGATCAGTTTGAAAAATCAGACAAAACAGAAACTTTTCCGGTTCGTCCTAAAGCTCCATTGTACACTTGTACAAACTGTAACGGATCAGGATTAACTGCTTCTGAAACTTATCCTAAACCAGATGTTGAAAATTTTCCTCATGTTGCCATTATTGGCGCCGGAATTGGTGGTGTTGCTCTCGCGGTTGCCTGTTTGCATCGCAGAATTCCTTTTACACTTTTTGAACGCGATTTTGACTTTAATGCCCGTTCTCAGGGTTACGGACTAACTTTACAGCAAGCCAGTAAAGCAATGGAAGGATTTGGAATTACAACTCTAGAGGACGGAGTTGTTTCAACCAAACATATTGTTCACAATACAGAAGGAAAAATAATTGCAGAATGGGGTTTTAGAAAATGGCTCGAAAATGACCTAAATACTTTACCCAAACGTACCAATATTCACATTTCCAGACAGTCTTTACGTCAGGCTTTGTTAAAACAACTTGAAAGCAATGATACAGTGCAATGGGGACATCAATTATTAGATTTTAAAGCATCAGATAAAGGCATTGATTTGTGTTTTCAGATTGATGGAGAAATAAAAAATGCAAAAGCAGATATTCTGGTCGGTGCAGATGGTATCCGAAGTTCGGTTCGCAGGCTTTTGATCGGAGAAGAAAATACGCCTTTACGTTATTTAGGATGTATTGTAATTTTAGGAATTTGCCCTTTAAAGGCTTTAGAAAATACTGATAGTCCTTTATTAGATTCTGCTACAGTTTTTCAGACTGCCAATGGTAACGAACGAATTTATATGATGCCTTATACATCCAATTCAATTATGTGGCAGCTTAGTTTTCCAATGTCTGAAGAAGAAGCGAAAGAATTAAGCGCAAAAGGAACAAAAGCCTTAAAAGAAGAAGCTTGCCGAAGAACGCAATGGCACGACCCTATTCCGCAAATATTAGCCGCAACACAAGACGCACAGATTTCAGGCTATCCTGTTTATGATCGCGAATTAATCAATAAAGAATTACTGGAAAATGCAGGACCCGTTACGCTAATTGGAGATGCAGCACATCCTATGAGTCCGTTTAAAGGTCAGGGCGCCAATCAGGCATTATTAGACGCACTTTCACTCGCCCGCGAAATTGCAAAAGGCTGTAAATCTCCAATACACTGGAAAGAAAAAGGCGTGAGAGAAAGTGCTTTGACCCAGTTTGAATCAGAAATGATTGAAAGAAGTGCTTCTAAAGTAAAAGATTCTGCCGCTGCCGCTGAATTCCTGCATTCCGACATTGCCCTTTATGAAGGTAATGAACCAAGAGGAAAATGTCTTAAGAGAAATGAGTAA
- a CDS encoding RNA polymerase sigma factor, which yields MSVYNEYTDDFLLNLLKEDNQLAYTEIFERYSKLLINHAYKILENQDEANDVVQEVFLSIWNKRRELNITGSLSSYLYKAVKNRVLNHIAHEKVVLRYADSISNFIEEDYVFADSNLREKELEAIIAKEIALLPEKMREVFLLRKVEELSYDEIALQLNITDKTAKQQVYNSLKILREKLKSMMNLFVW from the coding sequence ATGTCTGTTTATAACGAATATACTGATGATTTCTTATTAAATCTTCTAAAAGAAGATAATCAGTTGGCGTATACAGAAATTTTTGAGCGATATTCTAAACTTTTAATCAATCATGCTTACAAAATTCTTGAAAATCAGGATGAAGCAAATGATGTAGTGCAGGAAGTCTTTCTTTCTATCTGGAATAAACGTCGGGAATTAAACATTACAGGTTCACTTTCTTCCTACTTATACAAGGCTGTAAAAAACAGAGTCCTCAATCATATCGCACATGAAAAGGTAGTTTTGCGTTATGCCGACTCCATCTCCAACTTTATTGAAGAAGATTATGTTTTTGCCGATTCTAATCTTCGCGAAAAAGAATTAGAAGCTATTATTGCTAAAGAAATTGCTTTGCTTCCTGAAAAAATGCGCGAAGTTTTTCTGTTAAGAAAGGTGGAAGAGCTTTCGTATGATGAAATTGCACTTCAATTGAATATTACGGATAAAACAGCCAAGCAACAAGTGTATAATTCGCTTAAAATCCTTCGCGAAAAGCTAAAATCAATGATGAATCTTTTTGTTTGGTAA
- a CDS encoding alpha/beta fold hydrolase, whose translation MKNVAKGPKTAHINPKKGFKIHLLVFALTVPVLWLTCLLTDQTYLWPLWQNAAWTVGVLFHYLGVYVFKSKTAIPRLLTAVFAFTSFSAFASCSGTNEDNNGKPQTYVLVHGAWQAPYVWDEVKANLIKNGNSVIVVELPGHGKDNTPAQNLSLNLYRDKVIEAISKVEGKVILVGHSMGGMVVTAVAESIPTKIRRLVYIGAFLPSSGEAIADIAKTDPDSQLGPNLIEAANHLTLDVKSDELTRLFINDGTAAAKQKVIDNYRAEPAIPFSNAVTLTHNFASVEKVYIKTLQDIVISPRLQDQMVSKAGIKTIYEINSSHSPFLSQPKAVSDVLIQIGKQL comes from the coding sequence ATGAAAAATGTAGCAAAAGGGCCAAAAACAGCTCACATCAATCCTAAAAAAGGATTCAAAATTCACTTATTGGTATTTGCATTAACCGTTCCGGTACTTTGGTTAACCTGCTTATTGACAGATCAAACGTATTTATGGCCGCTTTGGCAGAATGCTGCCTGGACAGTAGGAGTATTATTTCACTATTTAGGCGTTTATGTTTTTAAAAGTAAAACAGCAATTCCAAGACTTTTGACAGCTGTATTTGCCTTTACTTCATTCTCTGCATTTGCATCTTGTTCAGGCACGAATGAAGACAATAACGGAAAGCCACAAACCTATGTTTTAGTACATGGCGCATGGCAGGCTCCTTACGTTTGGGATGAGGTAAAAGCGAATTTAATTAAAAACGGAAATAGCGTAATTGTAGTCGAACTTCCGGGACATGGAAAAGACAATACGCCGGCTCAAAATTTATCATTAAATTTATATCGTGATAAAGTTATTGAAGCGATTTCTAAAGTAGAAGGAAAAGTTATTTTAGTAGGGCACAGTATGGGCGGAATGGTCGTTACGGCCGTTGCAGAAAGTATTCCGACTAAAATTAGAAGACTAGTTTACATTGGTGCTTTTTTACCTTCATCTGGCGAGGCTATTGCCGATATTGCCAAAACCGACCCAGATTCGCAGTTAGGACCCAACCTAATTGAAGCTGCGAACCATTTGACTCTTGATGTCAAATCTGATGAATTAACCCGTTTGTTTATTAATGATGGCACAGCTGCGGCCAAACAAAAAGTAATCGATAATTATCGCGCTGAACCTGCAATTCCGTTCTCTAACGCCGTTACACTAACTCACAATTTTGCAAGTGTAGAGAAAGTATACATCAAAACACTTCAGGATATTGTCATTTCGCCAAGACTGCAAGATCAAATGGTTTCTAAAGCCGGAATCAAAACGATTTACGAAATCAACAGCAGTCATTCTCCTTTTTTATCACAGCCAAAAGCAGTTTCTGATGTATTGATTCAAATAGGAAAACAACTTTAA
- a CDS encoding DJ-1/PfpI/YhbO family deglycase/protease: MKTINKMIAAGIATVFAVLSVEGQITVKTKEMKSATTREFEIVNQLGTQSAVVNMPVTKLLNAPGNEALRDFFFTPVKDKSALKGKKIAVIVADGFEEIELTGPVWYFKELGAQVDIVAPKYNPAPERYGLVYPEMSKTHVMAIQYLQPVGWIKFDRTADQIKVSDYDAVFIPGGAWNPDNLRYDKDVIKFIQDFNKTGKLIAAICHAPVVLASADILKGRKLTGYWNIQVDLKNAGGNVVEQSVVTDANIITSRHPIDVADFSRAVESWLVKK; this comes from the coding sequence ATGAAAACAATAAATAAAATGATTGCTGCAGGTATAGCCACTGTATTTGCAGTATTGAGTGTAGAAGGACAAATAACAGTAAAAACAAAAGAAATGAAATCAGCAACAACTAGAGAATTTGAGATTGTAAACCAATTAGGAACCCAGTCAGCAGTAGTCAATATGCCGGTTACCAAATTATTAAATGCTCCCGGCAATGAAGCTTTGAGAGATTTTTTCTTTACACCGGTAAAAGATAAATCGGCACTAAAAGGGAAAAAAATTGCCGTTATCGTAGCCGACGGATTTGAAGAAATTGAATTAACAGGGCCCGTTTGGTATTTTAAAGAATTAGGAGCTCAGGTTGATATAGTAGCGCCAAAATACAATCCGGCACCGGAAAGATATGGTTTGGTTTATCCGGAAATGTCTAAAACCCATGTAATGGCAATTCAATACTTACAACCTGTCGGCTGGATTAAATTTGACCGTACAGCAGATCAGATTAAAGTAAGTGATTATGATGCGGTATTTATTCCGGGAGGCGCTTGGAATCCCGATAATCTTCGTTATGACAAGGATGTTATTAAGTTCATCCAGGATTTTAATAAAACAGGAAAACTAATTGCAGCAATCTGTCACGCTCCGGTTGTATTGGCTTCTGCAGATATTTTGAAAGGGAGAAAACTTACCGGTTACTGGAACATTCAGGTCGATTTGAAAAATGCAGGTGGAAATGTGGTAGAACAAAGCGTAGTTACCGATGCCAATATCATTACAAGCCGTCATCCGATTGATGTAGCCGATTTTTCAAGAGCGGTTGAAAGTTGGTTGGTGAAGAAATAA
- a CDS encoding putative quinol monooxygenase, with amino-acid sequence MGMKTKKAISKRMLGVFTVLFMNGSLATPQIADENQEIVAKMTRYEVKKESQEKFQKAVADYVKKSISNGNNIMSEAYFEQEDHAIIWLFERWKNQSELEKFEKNFPQLISLAKTELVNPTRISYVKDLEPLTKKQWRKTSKKGEEQLTIMLFVDAKKGTENNFIEVYHEAMPKFRSEPGVVTYQLSQLKEDSSQFVTFEKFRNKEAFQYHLDFPPIQPVIDYLNTSIKKQPFQDGIHNLIEFAPLTRE; translated from the coding sequence ATGGGAATGAAAACCAAAAAGGCAATTTCAAAAAGAATGCTGGGCGTTTTTACCGTTCTCTTTATGAACGGCTCTTTAGCTACACCACAAATTGCTGATGAGAATCAGGAAATAGTTGCAAAAATGACACGCTATGAAGTTAAAAAAGAAAGTCAGGAGAAATTCCAAAAAGCGGTTGCTGATTATGTGAAGAAATCCATATCAAATGGAAACAATATCATGTCTGAAGCTTATTTTGAGCAGGAGGATCATGCGATTATCTGGCTTTTTGAACGATGGAAAAACCAGAGCGAACTGGAGAAATTCGAGAAAAACTTTCCTCAGTTAATTTCGTTAGCGAAAACGGAACTCGTAAATCCTACACGAATTAGCTATGTAAAAGATTTAGAACCTTTAACTAAAAAACAGTGGCGTAAAACCAGTAAAAAAGGAGAGGAGCAATTAACTATTATGTTGTTTGTAGATGCTAAAAAAGGGACAGAAAACAACTTTATAGAAGTCTATCACGAAGCCATGCCCAAATTTAGAAGTGAGCCCGGCGTTGTAACGTATCAATTATCACAGTTAAAAGAAGATTCTTCTCAGTTTGTGACTTTCGAAAAATTCAGGAACAAAGAAGCATTTCAATATCATCTCGATTTTCCGCCCATTCAACCGGTAATAGACTATCTGAATACAAGTATTAAAAAACAGCCTTTTCAGGACGGAATTCATAATCTCATTGAATTTGCGCCGCTTACCAGAGAATAA